A region from the Hydrogenimonas sp. genome encodes:
- a CDS encoding membrane-associated phospholipid phosphatase — translation MMSDLQHLLLSAVDYFRSYTAWIAFIAAFGETLIGLGFFIPGSTLLLFMGVLAGQGYIDIKTVLLFGLAGAYAGDLVNYRLGRRHGAALLQKPWLHLPEEALEKSRKFLNTHGAKSLFFARFIPGLKESVSFLAGSMKMDRGKFLFWDFLGAVGWSLEFIGIGFLFSTSLALAQLWLSRTVTTIAVFTFLLFLLYLLKRFVVQNGPAAKTVLSALRHAFLTAGPVKRFSASHPKLTLFLRRRIDSSVFTGLPLTLFAPALLYLLALFGGTVEDILTKDPIVYADSIVANLIVQWRTPELTPFFTWITYLGKVEVLLAFLAAATLILLLNRRYEQIVALYFSIAGSALSVYLGKLALHRPRPETALYFEPTYSFPSAHAAAAVAFYGFLAYLLMWERKSFKSRINILFTVTVLILLIGFSRIYLGVHYLSDVFGGYLAGTLWLIAAAALLHRLLYKKAPGRRAPFRYAKPVGYLALFAAAAFYLIFGTHYHYKPMTKGEPSVGRVENQMRIFDNSGNRFAILFLCNFTQKARRTVLGRV, via the coding sequence ATGATGAGCGATCTGCAGCATCTGCTTCTGTCCGCAGTTGACTATTTCAGAAGCTATACCGCATGGATCGCCTTCATCGCGGCATTCGGCGAAACTCTTATCGGGCTCGGGTTTTTTATACCCGGTTCGACACTGCTTCTTTTCATGGGCGTGCTGGCCGGACAGGGATACATCGACATAAAAACCGTTCTTCTATTCGGGCTGGCCGGCGCCTATGCCGGTGATCTCGTCAACTACCGTCTGGGCAGGCGGCACGGCGCAGCGCTGTTGCAGAAACCGTGGCTGCATCTGCCTGAAGAGGCCCTTGAAAAGAGCAGGAAGTTTCTCAATACCCACGGTGCCAAATCGCTCTTTTTCGCACGCTTCATACCGGGCTTGAAAGAGTCCGTCTCTTTCCTGGCCGGATCGATGAAAATGGATAGAGGCAAGTTCCTTTTTTGGGATTTTCTGGGGGCCGTAGGCTGGAGTCTGGAGTTTATCGGCATCGGATTTCTCTTTTCGACCTCACTGGCTCTCGCCCAGCTCTGGCTCTCGCGTACCGTGACGACTATAGCGGTATTCACTTTTCTACTCTTTCTGCTATACCTTCTCAAACGGTTTGTCGTGCAGAACGGACCGGCTGCCAAAACGGTCCTGTCGGCACTCCGGCATGCTTTTCTCACCGCCGGGCCGGTCAAAAGGTTTTCGGCTTCACACCCCAAACTCACTCTCTTTCTTCGCAGGCGCATCGACTCTTCGGTATTTACCGGGCTTCCGCTGACACTCTTTGCCCCGGCCCTGCTCTATCTGCTCGCTCTCTTCGGCGGCACCGTCGAAGATATTTTGACGAAAGATCCCATCGTCTATGCCGACAGCATCGTAGCGAACCTGATAGTCCAGTGGCGTACCCCGGAGCTTACGCCATTTTTCACATGGATCACATATCTTGGCAAAGTAGAAGTTCTTCTCGCCTTTTTGGCTGCCGCAACTCTAATCCTTCTGCTCAACAGAAGATATGAGCAGATCGTAGCACTCTATTTTTCGATTGCGGGCTCCGCTCTTTCTGTCTACCTGGGCAAACTGGCACTTCATCGCCCCCGTCCCGAAACCGCACTCTACTTCGAGCCTACATATTCGTTCCCGAGCGCACATGCGGCTGCCGCGGTAGCCTTTTACGGATTTCTGGCATACCTTCTGATGTGGGAGAGAAAAAGTTTCAAATCCCGCATCAACATCTTATTTACCGTTACCGTCCTGATTCTGCTGATCGGTTTCAGCCGTATCTATCTCGGGGTGCACTACCTGAGCGATGTTTTCGGCGGCTATCTGGCAGGCACGCTCTGGCTCATCGCCGCAGCCGCTCTTCTGCACCGGCTGCTATATAAAAAAGCCCCGGGCCGAAGAGCCCCTTTTCGTTATGCGAAACCTGTCGGATATCTGGCCCTTTTCGCTGCCGCTGCGTTCTATCTCATCTTCGGGACGCACTATCACTACAAGCCTATGACCAAGGGCGAACCCTCTGTCGGCAGGGTTGAAAATCAGATGCGGATCTTCGACAATTCCGGCAACCGTTTTGCAATATTGTTTTTATGTAACTTTACGCAAAAAGCACGCCGAACGGTCTTAGGTCGAGTCTGA
- a CDS encoding PAP/25A core domain:DNA polymerase, beta-like region: MVITKENILDFLSSHKSELRKRFGVRSIALFGSYAREEATDESDIDILVDMPSSFEAFFGLKHYLETQLHKPVDLGMEKKMRSFIRHHIDEEIIYV, from the coding sequence ATGGTTATCACAAAAGAGAATATTTTAGACTTTCTCTCTTCTCACAAATCAGAACTCCGAAAGAGGTTCGGTGTCAGATCTATCGCTCTGTTTGGTTCTTATGCACGAGAAGAGGCTACCGACGAGAGTGACATTGATATACTTGTCGATATGCCCTCCTCATTTGAAGCGTTTTTTGGACTCAAGCACTATCTTGAAACACAATTGCATAAACCTGTAGACCTTGGAATGGAAAAGAAGATGCGATCTTTTATCAGGCATCATATAGATGAAGAGATTATATATGTCTAG
- a CDS encoding putative cytochrome P460, whose translation MRQIVKAVVLAAAIISITGAAERTPKPSHGISYPTGWQNWQTISVIHRKDNGTIRVLLGNPIAVEAARSGRTDPWPDGAILGKVVWKDSSLKEWQSATVPGEFIHVEFMFKDSKKYSKTHNWGWARWVGLEQKPFQKGMQVCISCHKPVESSDWVFNRPARFPE comes from the coding sequence ATGAGACAGATTGTTAAAGCTGTGGTCTTGGCCGCAGCCATTATTTCAATAACAGGCGCGGCAGAGAGAACGCCGAAACCTTCACACGGCATAAGCTATCCGACCGGATGGCAGAATTGGCAGACGATATCGGTTATACACCGTAAAGACAATGGGACAATTCGTGTTCTTTTGGGCAATCCGATTGCCGTAGAAGCTGCAAGGAGCGGCAGAACAGATCCGTGGCCGGATGGTGCGATACTGGGTAAAGTTGTCTGGAAAGATAGCAGCCTGAAAGAGTGGCAAAGTGCTACGGTACCAGGGGAGTTTATACATGTCGAGTTTATGTTTAAAGACTCCAAAAAATATTCCAAAACCCATAACTGGGGATGGGCCCGCTGGGTAGGGCTGGAGCAGAAACCGTTTCAAAAAGGTATGCAGGTCTGTATTTCATGTCATAAACCTGTAGAAAGCAGCGACTGGGTATTCAATAGACCTGCCCGATTCCCGGAATAA
- a CDS encoding RelE/StbE replicon stabilization toxin, whose product MYKVAFEKSAEKEFLKLDKKAQKLVATKIIDLQNGNFSNDKQLNGKHKGKFRKRAGNYRIIYLKENNLLVIAVIRIAHRKEAY is encoded by the coding sequence ATGTATAAAGTAGCTTTTGAAAAGAGTGCCGAGAAAGAATTTTTAAAACTGGATAAAAAAGCGCAAAAACTTGTCGCAACAAAAATAATTGATCTGCAGAATGGAAACTTTTCAAATGACAAACAACTTAATGGGAAACACAAAGGTAAATTTAGAAAAAGAGCAGGAAACTATAGAATAATTTATTTGAAAGAGAATAATCTGCTCGTTATTGCTGTCATCAGAATTGCCCACAGAAAAGAGGCTTATTAA
- a CDS encoding putative outer membrane lipoprotein Pcp — translation MKKIYLAAIATLGILFLGGCAQRGVEEVNPEATQYVMRYEAGTIESIRPVVIKDNGTGTFLGAVTGGVLGSLIGGGKGNTLATLAGGLAGAYVGSEAGKANAQELTVQLDNGSTVVVIVKGLRFYPGERIRIVKQGERISSVEPY, via the coding sequence ATGAAAAAAATATATCTTGCGGCGATTGCAACTTTGGGAATCCTCTTTTTGGGCGGCTGCGCGCAAAGAGGGGTTGAAGAGGTGAATCCAGAGGCTACACAATACGTCATGCGGTACGAAGCCGGTACCATTGAGTCGATAAGACCGGTGGTCATCAAAGACAACGGGACAGGAACGTTTCTGGGAGCCGTTACCGGCGGAGTACTGGGGTCACTGATAGGCGGAGGCAAAGGCAATACACTGGCGACACTTGCCGGCGGCCTGGCGGGTGCCTATGTGGGAAGCGAGGCCGGCAAGGCGAATGCGCAGGAGCTGACCGTACAGCTTGACAACGGTTCCACTGTCGTGGTTATCGTCAAAGGTCTGCGTTTCTATCCGGGTGAGCGTATTCGCATCGTAAAACAGGGCGAACGCATCTCAAGCGTCGAGCCTTATTGA